Genomic DNA from Ailuropoda melanoleuca isolate Jingjing unplaced genomic scaffold, ASM200744v2 unplaced-scaffold7635, whole genome shotgun sequence:
ATATGCCATCTATTACCCTTGTTCCCAGAAAGCAcaggacaaaacagaaaaggcccaggaACATCAAAAATCTTTCCTATACTGCaaaattagtttcttttctctgtctctctttctgcttctgtccttccctctctacCTCTGCTCCCCTCTTTGCAGATTGgctcaggaaagggagagaagcaaacttAGAAAACAAAGTCCGGTGTCCTGAACTGCGTTTCCCAAGAATCACTGCCCCTGGTGAAAATATGTTACTGCATTTGTGGGACGTGCTCAGGCTTGGGCCATAATAGGATGATCTGCACTGGGCATCAGCTTTGGGGAGAAGCTCTGGGGGAGACCATGAGCCCCAGCAGCTTGCCCTTACCTGCCACTGTCAGCAACAGCCTGGCCTCTGCGGACACGGTGCCATCTTTGAAGTTGCAGTGGAAGGTCCCGTTATCAAAAACTGTGACATTGTGTATCTTCACTGTGGCTTTTCCCTGGTCCAGCCTAGCACTCAGGAAGGTGGTCCTTCCCTGGTACTCCCTCATCTGTTCTTCCTTCACGTCTGTGCCATTCTTGTGCAGGTGCACGACTTGAGATGGCTGGTCCCTGTACCACCGAAGCTCCATGTCCTTGGCACTGATATTGAGGGACAGATGACATGGTAGCTCCACATTCTCCCCCAGCACAGCCAGAACGGCTTTGCCAGGCCCACAGACGGAGAAATCAGCTTTCCCTTAGGAGAGCAGATCGGAAAGCCATGGTTAGGCTGGGTGTGAGGAGACAAGGGGCCCTCTCGCCCAGACCCACGTTCTCCTGGAAAGGACGGCTTGGATCCTTGGCTGATGGCTGGCGTTGGAAGGTGCCAGCTCAGCCTCCTCTGGCATTCCCCTCTGGCATTCCTCTCCATATGGGGGGCATCCTCctagcatggggtggggggagctctcCTACCTTTTGCAGGGATGCTGCAGGACAGGAGCTGCAGGATAATGAAGACAAGGGAGCAGTTGGGTGGAAAGTTGACTGGATCATGTGCATTTGTCATCCCTGCTGGGCACAGACATCAGAGGCTGAgttaatttctgtctctttctctgtctgtccctctttCGTatgctctgtttttctgtttggtgGGAGGTAAGACACCACCAGAAGGCTAACGGCAGTGGAGAAAACATGGCCAGGGGAGGGAAAGGTCGCTCTTCACTATCTTGGCCCCTCTCACTCCCACACAAGTTATTCGTCCTGGAGCTGGAGAGACAGCAGCTGTCTCCACCTGGTGCTGTGTCCATCTACTCTTGGATATCATTTCTCTTATCCTCATCTGTCCACAGAATGACTCAGACACATCCTCCAGCGAGTGGACTCCATCTCATCACGTACTGGTGTAAGAGTACTGCCTGATCC
This window encodes:
- the LOC117800741 gene encoding butyrophilin-like protein 10 is translated as MTNAHDPVNFPPNCSLVFIILQLLSCSIPAKGKADFSVCGPGKAVLAVLGENVELPCHLSLNISAKDMELRWYRDQPSQVVHLHKNGTDVKEEQMREYQGRTTFLSARLDQGKATVKIHNVTVFDNGTFHCNFKDGTVSAEARLLLTVAGKGKLLGLMVSPRASPQS